CAATTGGTTGACTAAATTTCCTCTGTCCCTTCCTCGCTGCCTGCTGAAACGCTTTTCATAATTTTCCTGTAACCAACCCGTATCAGATACGAGAACGATACGGGTTGGTTACGAGATACATAGCGGTTGTCAGTAGGGAAATAATAGGAAAATGGTAAGAAAAGAGGGGCAGATATAAGCAACTGATGCACTGGAAATGAATGGGTTATAAGCTTGCAGTTTGCCAAAAAGTTTGTTGAATGCCAAAAGAGAACTGGAAAATGATTTGTGCTTTATTTTGCGGAGCTGTGGCAAGCTCCGACTACCCTCTGGTGAATATATTTACAATCGCCAACATACCCTCTCATAAATCTAACCTCTACTGGATAGAATGTCAATTACATTTCTGCCACAGCGTTTGAAATTGCAGAATGTAAATAGTTGGCAAGTGCTTGTTTATCTGTGTAAATGGCATCCGTGGGCAAAATGGGAGGTAAAATATTCAATTTAACGGAAGAGGGGTGAATTTTGTGGTCAGTTTCGTAGATTCTCCAGCTACCTTTTACGGCTATAGGAACAATAACTGCCTCTGCCAGAAGAGGAAGTTTTAAACTGCCCAAATGAAACTTGCCTACGGTGTCACTTTTACTGCGTGTCCCTTCCGGAAAAATAACCAGCGGATTCCCTTGTTTAATAAGTTCTGCGCTCTTTTTGATCGTTTCCATTGCCT
Above is a genomic segment from Candidatus Cloacimonas sp. containing:
- a CDS encoding lysophospholipid acyltransferase family protein; its protein translation is IVRVFLPRKVSHSIVKFVVRFWARTVILSTGSKVEVVGKENLPETNNICFVSNHQGLFDIPLILGFLGKHTGFVAKRELFKVPVLRQWMREMPCTFIDRRNPKKAMETIKKSAELIKQGNPLVIFPEGTRSKSDTVGKFHLGSLKLPLLAEAVIVPIAVKGSWRIYETDHKIHPSSVKLNILPPILPTDAIYTDKQALANYLHSAISNAVAEM